Genomic window (Rhododendron vialii isolate Sample 1 chromosome 4a, ASM3025357v1):
TGGCCTATATATATAAGAGAGTGCCTTTGTTGCACCTAAATCATAAAGAAACAGAGCAATTGCAAGACTACTACTACTTTTACTTTTAAGAACCGATTGATAAAAAGATCATGGCCTTTGTTCTTCGTCTTTTCTTCTTGTTACTTGTATTCTGTTTGAGTGCCTCAGGGGTACTAACAGTAGGTCTAGTCGATGGTGTATGTGCACAAACTAGTAATCCTTCTTTTTGTCGGGCTGCTTTGCTGTCTGAATCTGCCACAGCAGATCTTACCGGACTAGGATACGTCGCGATTGACGTAGCGACTGCAAACACCAGAGCCGCCATTACCAAGATCAATGGGCTAAAGGGGCAAACCAAAGATGTTGAGTTCCAGAATCGTCTCGATTCTTGTTTTGGAGAATATACCAGAGTGATTGACAGATATTGTACTGATGCAAGGAGATCCTTGGCTTACCGTGATTATGCAGGCATGTATGTTGCTGGAGATTTATTAACGATTGATGCCTTTGAGTGTGATCGCTTGTTCTCAATCGCGCCGTCTTACACATGCCCAATCACATTCGAGGATAAAAAAACAGCACTCCTTGGGGGTATAATTAGGACTATTGCTCATATTCTTGATAAATGATGTACTGTATTCATATTCTCAAGTTAtctattgaaaattgaaataaaggTCAAACTACTATTTAATACTGATAAATTTCTTGCATATATAGGTCTGATAGGCTTAAATAAAATGCCTCAAAGTTTCATTATTACCCTTACAAAAGATTTAATTTTCCTTTAATGCTTATAATTTGACAAAAATTTCAATGTTGTCACTGCCAAAACTTAGAGGTTATGTGACCAACAATTAGGTCGCAaaacacatacatttttgttgCAAATTGATACATAGACGGTAGACCAAAAGAAGTGAGTATAATTCTTTACTactttttttgcattaaatGGGAGAATTATTCTTTGATATATTCATAattattttggagagagagagagagagccaaattGGAACGAATGTAAGAAAGAAAAGTGACCAAAACCTGGGAAGTTGATCACttctaggcctgtcaatggaccggattcgatccgtATCTGTcagattcggatccggatccggatccgataaaactcaaatccgatagtggtaatccggatccgaattcGAAAAATctggatccgatccgaaaatccaaatctgatccggaaactttttttacttcaaaaattttagcaaaaatatatatatatttttcaaaaaaatacaatttttttttttcaaaaaaaaatattttccaaaaaaaattaaaaaataaaaatacgacttcttaaacattttttttttcaaaaaaaaaaattactattttttaaaaaaaaattaaaaaataaagttcggattcggattgataacggat
Coding sequences:
- the LOC131324069 gene encoding pectinesterase inhibitor-like, which gives rise to MAFVLRLFFLLLVFCLSASGVLTVGLVDGVCAQTSNPSFCRAALLSESATADLTGLGYVAIDVATANTRAAITKINGLKGQTKDVEFQNRLDSCFGEYTRVIDRYCTDARRSLAYRDYAGMYVAGDLLTIDAFECDRLFSIAPSYTCPITFEDKKTALLGGIIRTIAHILDK